In Crassostrea angulata isolate pt1a10 chromosome 6, ASM2561291v2, whole genome shotgun sequence, a genomic segment contains:
- the LOC128187558 gene encoding cell death abnormality protein 1-like: MGYYDYNCTATCRYPSFGYRCQRKCNCIREKCDLKTGCSLSQICNDGYYGPGCISPCRYPSYGRKCQRECSCELIHCNHIQGCHSNTERTTEGKTKPIDDWLEGKQLINIIIVIGNFVMITAIGLSITYYSRKYRLKRKQTRKRANTEL, translated from the exons ATGGGATATTATGATTACAATTGTACAGCAACTTGCAGATACCCTAGCTTTGGTTATCGATGTCAGCGTAAATGTAACTGTATTCGGGAGAAGTGTGACCTCAAAACTGGATGCAGTCTTTCTCAAA TTTGTAACGATGGCTATTATGGTCCGGGCTGTATTTCTCCGTGTCGATATCCTAGCTACGGAAGAAAGTGCCAAAGAGAATGTTCATGTGAGCTAATTCATTGTAATCACATTCAAGGATGCCATTCAAATACag AAAGAACAacagaaggaaaaacaaaacCCATTGATGATTGGTTGGAAGGGAAACAACTCATCAACATTATCATCGTGATAGGAAACTTTGTTATGATTACAGCTATAGGTTTATCAATAACATACTATTCTAGAAAATATAGATTGAAGAGGAAACAAACACGGAAACGGGCAAACACGGAACTTTAA